One window from the genome of Musa acuminata AAA Group cultivar baxijiao chromosome BXJ1-4, Cavendish_Baxijiao_AAA, whole genome shotgun sequence encodes:
- the LOC135666273 gene encoding uncharacterized protein LOC135666273 isoform X2: MPSAIQQMDTLQLESEEDLSESPASVEESKLHASGMDFDGEDSSKPGDAFVALNVEELIVNAADRWEPSSASPRSLVKEVKKNLSRNGSEAGGGGGRQSVALSSVGGPTGRDEHPRTVHVAIAAARGRCRRAGGRLRPSRWCNPRRVLFVFASLSCMGTLILVYFTMAMGRMTTTASDDPN, from the exons ATGCCTTCAGCTATCCAACAAATGGATACGCTGCAGTTG GAATCTGAAGAGGATCTCTCGGAGTCGCCTGCATCTGTCGAAGAGTCGAAACTGCACGCTTCGGGCATGGATTTCGATGGTGAAGATAGCAGTAAACCGGGAGATGCTTTCGTCGCTCTCAACGTCGAAGAACTCATCGTTAATGCAGCTGATCGGTGGGAGCCTTCTTCTGCGAGCCCGCGATCGCTT gtaaaggagGTGAAGAAGAATCTATCAAGAAATGGATCAGAGGCGGGCGGTGGCGGAGGAAGACAATCCGTCGCGTTGTCATCCGTAG GTGGGCCCACAGGGAGGGACGAACATCCAAGAACGGTACACGTGGCGATCGCGGCGGCCAGAGGGCGATGCAGGAGAGCAGGCGGCCGACTGCGGCCGTCGCGGTGGTGCAATCCGAGACGAGTCCTGTTCGTCTTCGCCTCCTT GTCCTGCATGGGAACACTGATACTAGTCTATTTCACCATGGCTATGGGCAGGATGACCACCACCGCTTCTGATGATCCTAACTGA
- the LOC135666273 gene encoding uncharacterized protein LOC135666273 isoform X1, translated as MHTDTVIRDMSNPQESEEDLSESPASVEESKLHASGMDFDGEDSSKPGDAFVALNVEELIVNAADRWEPSSASPRSLVKEVKKNLSRNGSEAGGGGGRQSVALSSVGGPTGRDEHPRTVHVAIAAARGRCRRAGGRLRPSRWCNPRRVLFVFASLSCMGTLILVYFTMAMGRMTTTASDDPN; from the exons ATGCATACTGATACTGTAATCAGAGATATGAGTAATCCACAGGAATCTGAAGAGGATCTCTCGGAGTCGCCTGCATCTGTCGAAGAGTCGAAACTGCACGCTTCGGGCATGGATTTCGATGGTGAAGATAGCAGTAAACCGGGAGATGCTTTCGTCGCTCTCAACGTCGAAGAACTCATCGTTAATGCAGCTGATCGGTGGGAGCCTTCTTCTGCGAGCCCGCGATCGCTT gtaaaggagGTGAAGAAGAATCTATCAAGAAATGGATCAGAGGCGGGCGGTGGCGGAGGAAGACAATCCGTCGCGTTGTCATCCGTAG GTGGGCCCACAGGGAGGGACGAACATCCAAGAACGGTACACGTGGCGATCGCGGCGGCCAGAGGGCGATGCAGGAGAGCAGGCGGCCGACTGCGGCCGTCGCGGTGGTGCAATCCGAGACGAGTCCTGTTCGTCTTCGCCTCCTT GTCCTGCATGGGAACACTGATACTAGTCTATTTCACCATGGCTATGGGCAGGATGACCACCACCGCTTCTGATGATCCTAACTGA
- the LOC135666273 gene encoding uncharacterized protein LOC135666273 isoform X3 produces MSNPQESEEDLSESPASVEESKLHASGMDFDGEDSSKPGDAFVALNVEELIVNAADRWEPSSASPRSLVKEVKKNLSRNGSEAGGGGGRQSVALSSVGGPTGRDEHPRTVHVAIAAARGRCRRAGGRLRPSRWCNPRRVLFVFASLSCMGTLILVYFTMAMGRMTTTASDDPN; encoded by the exons ATGAGTAATCCACAGGAATCTGAAGAGGATCTCTCGGAGTCGCCTGCATCTGTCGAAGAGTCGAAACTGCACGCTTCGGGCATGGATTTCGATGGTGAAGATAGCAGTAAACCGGGAGATGCTTTCGTCGCTCTCAACGTCGAAGAACTCATCGTTAATGCAGCTGATCGGTGGGAGCCTTCTTCTGCGAGCCCGCGATCGCTT gtaaaggagGTGAAGAAGAATCTATCAAGAAATGGATCAGAGGCGGGCGGTGGCGGAGGAAGACAATCCGTCGCGTTGTCATCCGTAG GTGGGCCCACAGGGAGGGACGAACATCCAAGAACGGTACACGTGGCGATCGCGGCGGCCAGAGGGCGATGCAGGAGAGCAGGCGGCCGACTGCGGCCGTCGCGGTGGTGCAATCCGAGACGAGTCCTGTTCGTCTTCGCCTCCTT GTCCTGCATGGGAACACTGATACTAGTCTATTTCACCATGGCTATGGGCAGGATGACCACCACCGCTTCTGATGATCCTAACTGA